AACTACAAAAAGAGCCTGAAGGAATACACCGAGGGGAATGAGTTAACTGTCGTTTTCAAGGATCTCGGCACACAAGTCAATTATAGCACTCTTTTCTTCTTTGAGTACTTGGGTCCTCTGGTTCTCTATCCAATCTTTTATTACTTCCCTGTATACATGATCTTCGGATACAAAGGGGAACGCGTCATTCACCCGGTTCAGACATACGCCATGTATTACTGGTGCTTCCACTACTTCAAACGTATCATGGAGACCTTCTTCGTGCACCGTTTCAGCCATGCAACGTCACCACTCTCGAACGTTTTCCGGAACTGTGCTTATTACTGGACTTTCGGTGCTTGGATTGCATATTACGTGAACCACCCGCTCTACACTCCTGTGAGTGACCTCCAAATGAAAATTGGCTTTGCTTTTGGGGCACTTTGCCAGGTTTCCAACTTCTATTGCCACATTTTGTTGCGAAATCTTCGGAAATCTGATGGAGGCGGGTACCAAATCCCGCGAGGATTCCTCTTCAACATTGTGACTTGTGCAAACTATACAACTGAGATCTATCAGTGGCTGGGCTTCAATATCGCGACACAAACTGTAGCAGGTATCGTTTTCATGGTGGTAGCGGCTGCCATAATGACAAACTGGGCCCTTGCCAAGCACCATCGTCTAAAGAAGGTGACTATTCTTCACTTTTGCTCCAGAAGCAAACTTTTACCATCTCTAAACAATTTTCATTTTACCATCTCTTTATGTCTATGTAATGTAGTCATCATGATTTTGATTTGTATGCAATGGTGCCATTTCTTGCAGCTGTTCGATGGGAAAGATGGAAGGCCTAAATATCCCCGGAGATGGGTGATACTGCCCCCGTTCCTGTAGAATCGACAGCCCTCGGGTTTACTTCTTCTTATCTAGCGAAACGATCTACGCTGCTGCCTGTTGAAGCTAGCCGATTCTTGTAGCCACGAGTTTTCATTTATGTAGATGATGGATTTCTCATTCTCTCATTTTCTGCTACTCTGCTATAGCTTGTTGTGCCCCTTTATTCCTAAAAAACTGGAGGAAAAAACAATGATTTA
This sequence is a window from Salvia splendens isolate huo1 chromosome 14, SspV2, whole genome shotgun sequence. Protein-coding genes within it:
- the LOC121764738 gene encoding very-long-chain enoyl-CoA reductase-like isoform X2; translated protein: MKVSVVTRSGRELIKGGLELTDSATVADLQEAIHKKTKKCYPSRQRLTLPVPSGSKERPTVLNYKKSLKEYTEGNELTVVFKDLGTQVNYSTLFFFEYLGPLVLYPIFYYFPVYMIFGYKGERVIHPVQTYAMYYWCFHYFKRIMETFFVHRFSHATSPLSNVFRNCAYYWTFGAWIAYYVNHPLYTPVSDLQMKIGFAFGALCQVSNFYCHILLRNLRKSDGGGYQIPRGFLFNIVTCANYTTEIYQWLGFNIATQTVAGIVFMVVAAAIMTNWALAKHHRLKKLFDGKDGRPKYPRRWVILPPFL